The sequence GGTCGTGGTCGGCGACATCGTGTACCCGTGGCCGCTGGAGTTCGGGGGCTCCGACGGCGGCGGATCGACCCGGCACGGCACGCTGATCGTCGCGCAGGCCGTCCTGACCCCCGACATGCCGTACGAGCTGCACGCCTACGCGATGGGTGATCCGGCCTTCCCGTACGACGGCGCCGGCGACCAGTGGTTCGACCACCGGCAGTTCGACGCCTACCAGACCCTCGGCCGGTACCTGGGCGAGCAGGCGGGCCCGGTCGTCGAAGCGGCGCTGGCCGGGGCGGTGGCGGGAACGGCAGGGGGGACGGCAGCGGAACGGGGAACAGGGGCCAGCGGGGGCGGGGGCGGGAGCGGGGGCGGGGCAAAGGACGGCGGGGCCGAACGGCCGGGCCGGGGTCGGGACCGGAGCGGAACCGTCCCGGCCCCCGGAGCGCCGCCCGCGGCCGAACGGGCTCCGACCGGGTCCGACCAGGGGCGCGACGGGCAGCCGTGACCGCGCTCGCTTGACTCGCGCCCGTCCCGTCGGGAAGGATCCGGCGCATGGACACCGGCACCACTCTGGTCTGCCGCCTGCACGTCGACCTCCGACGCCAGGCGAGTTCCATCTGTGCCTGTTGACCCTGTTCCTTCCCGCCGGTTCCACCCTGTGACCTTCGCCAGGGCCCGCGCCGCGCACCCGCTCTCCTGACGCCACGCCGCCCGGCACGTCCGTGCCGCACCGCCGGTCCGACCGGTGCGGCACCGCACGGCGACGCAGCAGTCCGCCCCGTCCGCCCCCGCCGCTCCATGTCCCACGGCGGCGCGCGGGCAGCACGGCGAACCGCTCCACGACCACCGCCCGCCCGTTCCGAGGACACCCACATGAACCTGGACCTCGCACTCGACAAGCCCGCCGCCGTCACGATCCCGCCGGTTCCGACGCCGGCGCCCGCAGCAACTCCTGCACCCGCACCCGCACCCACGACGGCTCCAGCTCCCACGCCCGCACCCTCCGGGGAGGGCGCCGCGCCGCTCACCCCGAACGCGCTGCGG comes from Streptomyces sp. TLI_053 and encodes:
- a CDS encoding putative leader peptide, producing MDTGTTLVCRLHVDLRRQASSICAC